TAATGCAGAGGTTTAAAGTTTGAGATGTGTATCAGTGAGGATTTTATCTTTCCATTCATTCCCCCTACATTCACCCAACACAGCCAACATGGAGTAATGTTGTAAACGGAAAGTCAAAAAGGCAAAATCCCCAAGATTCAATCTTAACAGGTCCGAGGAACAGGGAGAATCACAGAGCAATATACTCAGTGTTTGAAGTTTCAGATTCCGTGCTCATTTCCAAAGCATCTTCTCTAATATTCGTCCAGAGTGTCAGGGTAGGGAAGCATCAGGCCACGCTCCTTGAAAACCTGAATCTTCAGCTTCTCTGCCCTGCTCTTCACCTCCTGCTCCTCCCGCAGATCCGCCAGGATTCTCTCTACGCTCACCTGCTGCAGGGGGGACTCTCGCTCCTTCTTCAGATCCTGAAAGAGACAGCGCCAGTTACTGCCGCTTCTCACGAGGTAGTCCCCAAGCGTTAACGCCCAGCGTCTCTAAGGCATAAGGTGAGAGGGTAAAGGTTTACAGGTGACCCAAGAGGCAATCTAGTGGTGCgctggtcccacaccaccattttTGATTGGATAGCTATGGTCACTCGTTTTGCCCAGAACTCAATGGCAAAtcacctctgtagaaaaatttgccaagagcaatcaatcatggaaagaccataatcACCAATGTTATAGGACATGTCACATAATGACAGCAATGATAatgtaatcccttctgcctacataatATCCATATTCCTcccaagacatgtcctcttcacaaaactaccatcagggaggacgtacaagagcctgaaaacccttactcaacgttttaggaacagtttcgtCCCCTTCGGAGTTCTGACGGTCTgtcaacccataaacactactcaTGACCTTACTCGCCACTAATTCTTACTTGTTACTGTCACACACAACCTGGTTGAGGAAGAGTTatcaaccatcaggcacctgaaccaacatggataacttcactcaccacaaccctgaactgatcccacatcctataggctcactttcaaggactctacaactcatactCTCGGTATTAACTAGTTTTTATTTAGCAGAATTTGCCTCCTTTAGACCATTGGTTACCTGTCAGcctttatgtataatttttcatacattctattgtatttctttataaaTGCCTGCTAGAtaatgaacctcaaggtagtatatggtgacataccatACAGtatacgcactttgataatacattgcCTTTCTCGACACAGGCCTGcaattggaatgagctgcctgcagAAGCGGTTGAAGCAGGCACATAGAAGAGAACGGTAGAGCCCAGGAACTGGTTCTTCAGCTCATGACGAAGTGCCCAATTAAACCAACAATATAATAGGTGGCGGGGTGGCGATACacctccaccaaaggaggtggaagGCACTCCTTCCCGCCACTCGCCACTCTTGGGCAaggggtagcacctgcttagcccctcgatCAGGGTCGCGTGAGCCagggaggctggtggtggatggtcatacgagcagctggtacatatcacatgtcctggttacgtgaccactgatACCAGGCGGGCATTCTCcaaagggtattgataatggcaaaCTACCTCTGCAGAAAAAATTTCCCAAGAAATCATGGTCATGGCAAGAccgtgatcacccatgtcataacACACTGCACAGAACGATGACACCGATATTGCAAAGTggactaatcccttctgtctacatcCCCTCCAGAACATGCCCTTGTCTCATTAGTACCATCAGGGGGGTATAAGAGCCTGAAGGCTGTCACTCaatgtttaggaacagcttcttccccttggcCATCGGATTTCCGAACGGTCCATCAATCCATAAACACTTCTCACTAGCCACACGGACACTACCTCTAATTTTTATTGTACCTTGCAGCAGGTTATTATGTCAACAAAAcagcaagtttcatgacatattgtattatttatttattttttaatttatagacaataggtgcaggagtaggccattcggcccttcaagccagcaccgccattcaatgttcaatgtgatcatggctgatcatccacaatcagtaccccgttcctgccttctccccatatcccttgactccgctatctttaagagctctatctaactctttcttgaaagcatccagagaactggcctccactgccttctgaggcagaacattccacatatccaccactctctgggtgaaagtttttcctgaactccattctaaatggcctaccctttattctcaaacttaaactaaaataaaatttattgagatacggcacagagtaggcccttccgatCCTTCAAGCCGCACTGCTCAGCAATCCCCCCATTTAACCCTAGTTAACCCTAGGACCAagaaccaattaacctatgaatcaacacatttttggactgtgggtggaatcctacacggtcacagggagaacgtacaaactccttacaggcagcagcgggaattgaacccacgtcgCTGGTGTACATCAGTGATAAATTGGATTCTGACATTCATGACATTCTAAGAATTTACCAAGCATACTGGGATATAGGAGGAAACTACAGtaatacgtagtcacagagagatcctgcaaactccacataaaCAGCACAAAGTCAgttttgaacctgggtcaccaggGCTATGTGGCATTGGCTCTACCAgctacaccactgatcaccgagGCCAAAATACCAGCCCACGTGGTGTGCTCACACCCCACGGGTAAACGCAGTTGACAAGAAAATaaatgcaggggagatttaccaagaAGCTGCctcgattagagagcatgtcttatgaggataggttaagcgagctaggggttttctctttggagcggaggatgagaggtaacttgatagaagtgcatatgatgtgaggcattgatagagtgcaCAGTAAGAGACCTTTCCTGGGACAGAAATGGCCAATAccagggggcatcattttaaggtgattgaaggaaagtaggtgatgtcagaggtaattttttttattactaAGATAGTGGTGAGAGGATGAAACATAATGCCAGAggtggtgctagaggcagatacatttaagaaattcttagattgacacacggatgatagaaaaattgagggttatgtaggaaggaagggtttgGTTGATCTTGGGTTAAAATGTCGATTCCtgattgtgggctgaaaggtatGTACAACCTTTGTGCACTGAAAGGTTGTAGTGTTCTACATTCTACATTCTTCATGTTGGAGGAAATTACACATAAAAGGGATCCTTGAACTTCCAACACAGTTGTTCCTAGCCTCTAGAAAGAGAATTTCTAGTCACAGGCCAGAGAGGAAAGGCACCTTCTCTATAGAACAGAGGGGGAAGTGCCATTTCCCACACCACTTCTCCCCCAAGACCAATGtggacaaaacagtgcagactTACGATCTCTCCCAGCAGGACAACATTCTCTCCTCTCACGATGAAGATTCCACGAGGGATGTCTCCGTACTTTTTGCCCACGTGAATCCGTTCCAGTGTCTGGTGGAGCACCAAATTAGCTGCAGGGTTCCAATAAATGAGGTGGTTAGGACCCACATGGTGAACAGTCActgaaacatcacactgtctgggGGCAGCTATACCCTGACACCAAAAGTCTCCAGCACTGAGTATCCATTGCATTCATCAGAGACTGCAGACGCTGAAaactggtccactctcctctcctgatagattccttctttacctcttccacctatccattcccagcttctcacttcacccccaaaCCCCACCCAATCACTTCCCCCTTACCCGGTCATAATAAATATGGAGAATATGaaaggaagagtccttgaaagagtccATCTgatgtgggagcatttcaatgatggggcaagtgaagttgtcccctctggttcaagagcctgatagctgatatgtaataactgtttctgaccctcctgtgagtcctgaggctccagtaccttcttctagtcaagtcaagtcaacttttattgtcatttcgaccataactgctggtacagtacatagtaaaaatgagacaaagttttttcaggaccatggtgttacatgacacagtacaaaaactagactgaactatgtaaaaaaaaaagacagagaaagctatactagactacagacctacactggactgcataaagtgcacaaaaccagtaccggcattacaataaataataaacaggacagtagggcaaggtgggagagcgagaagagagcatgaatgggttggggggggggggggggggttggtcctGGATGACGGATACTGCTGCCCTGTGACAATGCTCGATGTAGTTGAGCTCAATGGCATGTAGACGCATTCAGAACTGCACATCACTGGATGCTTttcttgcaccattttctgtcaaCTCAAGACACCGGTGcgcgtgaaaaccccaggagatcagcactttctgagatacccaaacctccctgtctggcaccaacaatcgttccacggtcaaagtcacttagatagcatttcttccccattctgatgtttggtctgagtaaCAACtgatctcttgaccatgtctgcatgcttttatgcgctGAGTTGCCATATGTTTGACtcattagacatttgcattaataagcaggtattcaggtgtgcctaataaaatggccagtgAGTATCGGAAAGCAAGTTGCCTTTCAAGTTCCCATTAAATCTCTCCTTTCTCCCCTTAAACCTAGTTCCTCCAGGACTTGATTCTacagccctgggaagaagactGCATTCATTCACCCTGTCTATAGCTCTAGTGGTTGTATAGATCTCTATAAGATTTCTTCTAAGTCTCCTAGCCTGCTCAGTCTCTCCAGTGCTGGTAACGTGGAAGCACGTCCCGCAGCcccccaatgatcctgtgatttcagtccgaggctgacgtgagagcatccttcaggagggtgaaccccaCGGAAAGCATCCGGCCCAAACCGGATagctggccaagtactgaagacatGTGCTGGATCAGCTGACTGGAGGGTTCGTCGATATCTCTAACCTCTCACGTTGGCAGCCTGCCTCAATAACCATCTTCCAgaggcacttacatccacagcgatgaagtgctttgagaggatggtgaTGGAACATATCCACTCCTGCccaagaagcaacttggatctactccaatttACCTACATCACAGCacgtccacagcagatgccatttcattcgctcttcactcaaccctgaaactTCTGGACAGTGAAGGTCCATACATCAGGATGATCTTCATTGGTTTCCGTTTGGGTTTCAATGCCATcgttccctcaaaactaattaataagcttcaagaccttggcctcaatatctccagttacaactggatcctcaatttcttcacttgcagttagtttggattggcgataacacctcctccacaatctccctcattgttctactcgctttatactcatgactgtgaagctaagcacagctccaatgccatgtttaaatttgctgatgacaatactgttgttggccaaatcaaaggcggTGAGGCatcagcatattggagggagattgaaaatctggctgagcggtaccacgacaacaacctctcactcagcgtcagcaagaccaaggagctgattattgacttcaggagaaggagacCAGAGGTCCgcaagccagtcctcattggaggaacggaggtagagagggtcagccactttaaatttctcagagttatcatttcagaggacctgtccttggTCCTGCACGAAAATGCCATAGAAGCAGCACTTCTATTTTCtatgaagtttgtgaagattcagcatatcatctaaaatattgacaaacttctatagatgagtcGTAGAGAGTatagtgactggctgcatcacagtttggtatggaaacaccaatgcctttgaacggaaaagcctacaaagagtagtggatacagcccagtccactgtAAGTAAAGGCCTCCTCCACAGTCCTCATCTATACGGAGCATTGTcgcagggaagcagcatccatgatgaagaacccccaccatccaggccgtgctcccGTCTtgttgctgccaccaggaaggtggtacaggagcctcatgacccacaacaccaggttcaggaacaattattacctctcaactatcaggctcttgacccTAAGGGGTTAgcctcactcaccccatcactgaactgcttccacaacctatggagttgttatttattgcttatgtatttattatacatttttcctttttgaacttgcagagtttgctgtcttttgcacaccggttGTTTATCTATTACGTtaggtgtggcctttcattgattcgactgtatttactgtgaatgcctgcaagaaaacaaatctcagggttgtatatagtgacatatacgtactttgataaaacTTCTGAACATccggtaaatcttttctgcagtcTTTCCAGTTAAAGAACACCTTTCTTATACCAGTATGACCAAAATTGAACCAAGTGGGGCACCACAGTCTCCTCtctcttactgcccattacaccgttggcatttagggcagcaacgaaGGTCTTACatttctgtctgtccttggccgaAACCAGTTTTGGTCTTGGTCTTGCcgctgttcagggcttccttcttcAATGCCACTGAGCTTCCTtccagttttcactactgtcagtcaggcAAGTCtctggtggagactcaggaacaccgccacacacagatgtagaaagatgcttcactgctgtttccataactGTTTTGGTTGACTAGTCAGGATCGTTAACCCTGAGCTGAccgccccccccctccccaaaacCTGGAGGACCAATTGACCACATtgaatctggcctctaccctttgacctgtttagcatggCTGACCCTAAcacgagccaaagcataaaggtctgactccagccaacatagatctTCAGGTCATTGAGATCAGAATGTGGGGGAGCACAATGGTCAGaaacagagtcaggtttaatatcatcggcatatgccatgaaatttgttaaacatTGGAATACATGATAggtaaatatagagaaaaaaactgagttacattaagtatatacagTATGTCTATTAAAATAAAGTTCAGttaaaataagtagagcaaaataacagaaataaaaaagtagtgaggtagtgttcatgggttcaacgtccattcagagatcggatggcagaggggaagaagctgttcctgaatcactgagtgtgtgtcttcaggcttctgtacctccttcccaacagtaacaatgtgaagagggcatgtcctggatggcggaagtccttaatgatggacgtcgcCTTCCTAAggtaccactccttgaagatgtcttggatactacctattatagagctgactaattttgcaaGTTTCTGTAGCtacttttgatcctgtgcaccCCCAACTCCATACgacacagtgatgcagtctgtcaaaatgctctccgcAGTACAATCGTAGAAGTTTTCAACTGTtatagttgacaaaccaaatctcctctaaCTCTTAacgaaatatagccgctgtcttgccttctttgtagctgcatcaataggtTGTgttcaggttaggtcctcagggatattgacacctaggaacatgaaatcgctcactctctccacttctaatccctctgaGAATTGGTTGGTGTTCCCTcgtcctacccttcctgaagtccacaatcagctctttggtcttgttgatgttgagtgcaaggttgttgctgtgacaccactcaactaactggcatatctcactcctgtacaccctctagtcaccatctgagattctcccaatagttgtatcatcaacaaatgtaTAGATGCCGTCTGAGCTatgcctatccacacagtcatgagtgtagagaaagtagagcagtgggtgagGAATACATCCTTGTGGGGCGCCAGTGTTAATTGCCAGCAAAGTGGGGATGTTACTTCCAATccacatagattgtggtcttcggttaggaagctgaggatccatttgcagagggaggtacagaggcccaggttctgatcAGGACTGGGTAGGAATGACGGTGTCAAttgctgagctgcagtcaattAATAGcgtcctgacataggtatttgtattttGCTGATGATCCAAGGCCGTGTAAAGACCATGTCTGCtgaagacctattgtggcgataggcaagttGCAGTGAGTCCAAGTCCTTCCTGAGATGGGTGTTGATTCTAGCCGAGACCAATCTccccaaagcatttcatcactggagTATGAGAGTAGAGAACTGAGGTAAAAATATGCCTCAGTTTTGTTCTTTATCATCACATGTACAGAGGTCCGGAGAAAGACCTTCGTATGCTGTCCACACAGATCATTCCAAGCACCAGTGCATTGACATAGTAGAATGGAAAACAAGAAgagaatgcagaatgtggtgagggagggtctctatgacctcctctactgtcaggatgaggccacactcaggttggaggagcaacaccgtaTAGtccatccgggtagcctccaacttgatgggataaacatcgatttctggaacttccggtaattgactctcccaccccccacccaccaccttcttactccaatttcctcccttcattcccagtcctgacaaagggtcgcagcccaaaacgtcaactgtttcctattttccatagatgcagcctggcctgctgagttcttccagctttttttttttgcGTGTTGCAGAATATAGTGCAATGATGACTGAGAAAATGCAATAGTTCTCTTCTTGTAGTagagaaccattcaatagtcttacaacagtgggatggaagctgtttttgaacctggtggtatgtgctttcaggctgttGTATTGACAGAccaaagggagaggggaagaacaaGAGAATGTTCCGGTTGGgagagatcaaagttcaaagggcATATATATTaacatatacc
This sequence is a window from Hemitrygon akajei chromosome 1, sHemAka1.3, whole genome shotgun sequence. Protein-coding genes within it:
- the LOC140735000 gene encoding U6 snRNA-associated Sm-like protein LSm1, whose amino-acid sequence is MNYMPGTASLIEDIDKKHLVLLRDGRTLVGFLRSVDQFANLVLHQTLERIHVGKKYGDIPRGIFIVRGENVVLLGEIDLKKERESPLQQVSVERILADLREEQEVKSRAEKLKIQVFKERGLMLPYPDTLDEY